One Salvia splendens isolate huo1 chromosome 12, SspV2, whole genome shotgun sequence genomic window carries:
- the LOC121757188 gene encoding protein BRASSINAZOLE-RESISTANT 1-like gives MMWEAGGSTASSSGAGVAAGAGVGDGGGSGRRKPSWRERENNRRRERRRRAIAAKIYTGLRAQGNYNLPKHCDNNEVLKALCNEAGWVVEPDGTTYRKGCKPIPMEIGGTSTNITPSSSRNPSPPSSYFGSPIPSYQPSPSSSSFPSPSRLDGNASSHPFAFLMNSFPSSLPPLRISNSAPVTPPLSSPTRVPKQTFNLETLAKESMSALNIPFYAASAPASPTRVHRFTPATIPECDESDTSTVDSCRWMNFQAYSNAANMVPTSPTFNLMKPVAQPIPSKDGMLDKGKAAEFDFESMAVKPWEGERIHEVGMDDLELTLGSGNAR, from the exons ATGATGTGGGAAGCTGGAGGATCGACAGCCTCATCGTCAGGCGCCGGTGTTGCTGCCGGAGCTGGCGTCGGAGACGGCGGCGGCTCGGGGAGGAGAAAGCCTTCgtggagagagagggagaataacaggaggagagagaggaggaggagggcgaTTGCAGCTAAGATTTATACAGGGCTGAGGGCGCAGGGGAATTACAATCTGCCGAAGCACTGCGACAACAACGAAGTTCTCAAAGCTCTCTGCAATGAGGCGGGTTGGGTTGTTGAGCCTGACGGCACTACCTATCGCAAG GGATGCAAGCCAATCCCAATGGAAATAGGAGGCACCTCAACCAACATTACTCCAAGTTCTTCAAGAAATCCAAGCCCACCATCTTCCTATTTTGGCAGTCCCATTCCTTCATACCAACCAAGTCCATCGTCGTCGTCCTTCCCCAGTCCATCCCGTCTTGATGGAAATGCTTCGTCACACCCATTCGCCTTCCTCATGAACTCGTTCCCTTCGTCTCTGCCACCTCTTCGAATATCCAACAGTGCTCCTGTTACCCCACCCCTCTCCTCCCCAACAAGAGTCCCCAAGCAAACTTTCAACTTGGAGACTCTTGCAAAGGAATCCATGTCTGCCTTGAATATACCTTTCTACGCTGCTTCTGCCCCGGCTAGCCCAACTCGTGTCCATCGCTTCACTCCAGCTACCATTCCGGAGTGTGATGAGTCTGACACCTCCACTGTTGATTCCTGCCGCTGGATGAACTTCCAAGCCTACTCAAATGCTGCCAACATGGTCCCTACTTCTCCCACCTTCAATCTTATGAAACCCGTGGCTCAACCCATTCCTTCCAAGGATGGCATGTTGGATAAGGGCAAGGCTGCTGAGTTCGACTTTGAGAGTATGGCAGTGAAGCCGTGGGAAGGAGAGAGGATCCATGAGGTGGGAATGGATGATCTTGAGCTCACCCTAGGAAGTGGCAATGCTCGTTAG